From the Pyrenophora tritici-repentis strain M4 chromosome 5, whole genome shotgun sequence genome, the window GTAAGGTCACCATGATACTCTCCCCCATTGGCGTCTACCTTGTCTTGTATGCTCTTTCGTTGGTCAGCTGTATCAGTCAGCATCGTGTCATGCATTGTGGGGTGGTGGCGTACGATTGTCGAAACCGGTGAGGCAGATCTTTAGTCCGGAGAAGGTGGGCATACGATAGTCCTTCTCGAGTGCAAGTACGTCTAGGTTGTCATCTCCTGTCATCCAGACCTCGCGCAACGCTTCTAGCCATTCCGGTGAAAGAACCTTGACATCGTCGCGGGACTTTGCGACATAGCGGTATTTGGGGCTGTCCGTGCTGCCGACAATGAGGTGGGTTACATCCGAAGTAAGGTCGAGTTTGATGGTCGCGCCCATCTGCGCGCCGATGGCGGCGAGCTGCGCCTGTCAAGCGGGTTAGAGGCATGGAGCGGTGTACTCGGACGGCATTGGACATACCCGTTGCTCGGGGGCAATTGAAGTGCAGCAGAGGATAGCCCCAGCCAGGGGCAGTTGGCTCGTTCCTGGAAGTGTGTAAGTgcatcttcatcttcatctgCATACGAGAGCGGGTGCGGCGCATACCGTATCCTGCATGGTTCACGTCCATGACAGTGGTGATCAAAAGTCGCAGTCAAACGCCGAGAGAAGGCGCGTCTGAGCTAAGCCCTGCACTAAACACACGCACACATTCGCCTCGGACGCGTTGCGGGGAAGCCAAGCGATATCACGTGCAAAGTGCTGAGGACCAGTGGTTCACGTGGGAACGGGTCACGTGCCATCGCCTTGTTTTTGGCGGTGAATCGCCTCGTCGTTCGcctcagaccagacctcACACCTCACGTCTTGACCCCAGAGATGGCGACCCCCGCGCTAGTACCTAGGTAGTCTTCGCAGCGAGATCGACCTGGGGATGATGACGCCCGCCTCACTTGGGCATTGCAGATTGGGTTGATGACAACAATCGCGTGAACCAGAAATCAAGGCGCCGCCGATAGCGCACCATGTGCTTCCTGCAGATCTATTTCCTCCCGTCACCTGTATGCCCACATCGAGTGTCCCCGACCGACGATCACTACGCGATCGCGACTTTGAAATTCTTTTTTGTCGCACCTGGCATCTTGGGCGCATGCAAGCAAGCAGCTTACGTCCTGGACGCGCATTATTATCGCAGAACCGCAGGATTCTCGGGCATTTCTCTGCTGTCTACGTCACGTGGCTATGAACATTAGTGTTCAATCCATCAATACCTGCATTGGGCGTCAACCTCACTGTTGCAGCAACACCATGCATGAAGAACAGCATGTAGTCGATACGATGACATCATCCCGATAGTTTGCTGAAATGATCCTCATGCCCTGAGGAGATCATGTCTCAAGATTGCGCGTTGGCTGGAAACAGCCGTATGCCGGTTAGTGTGTGGCATTCATGGATAGGAATCCTGACAGCCACTTGCTTGCATACCTGCTATTCCCAGGCTTGTCATCAGCCGTCCCTGTCTGTGCAAGCCTGGCCTCGCAGGAAAGTGTGCCGTCGATCACGGTGCCTTGCCGGGCAAGCCGTGTCGGTCGCTAGACGCCAACCGGTCTAGAAGCAGATGTCTTTGAGATTTGCTTCCGGCATCGAGTGGGCAGAACTCTTCGAGGTAAAGATGATGTAATGCATCCGAGCCTCCGCCGCCCGACGTGCGCCTCTTTGCCTGACTGAGCATCTAGCACATCCTCCGTAGGCATATCCCCAAAGAGTTTTCACATGGTTGACGCACTCTTTACGGCTCTTTGACGAGTCCAGATCCGGGTATCCACCCCAGCATCGAGCTAATCTTGATGCCAAATACTCTACGACGTGCCAGTCGCTGCGAACCCCGCCGAACAGCACCACAGCACTACAGCGCCATCCGCCGCGTCATCCGTCTGTTCCCTGCTCTCGACACACCGGCACACTTTGGCCGTCCATGCCCTGCCTTAGTCTGACATTGACGCTCGTGAAGTGATTGCTTGCTAGTTCGGGCGCGCCTCAAAACACGGCTGCACCCTGCTATTCGCCCTTGTCGTCCTGGCAAAACACTCCTCGACGTCGCCAACGCAGACCATCACCTCCAGGGTAATCCCGCACGCTTCCGACGCACCGGCTACTTCACCGCTCCACATCGCTGTAGTGGCCTGTCTTGCTGATCGCATTTACACATCACTTTGCACACCGAAGCTTTTGATACCCTGTCGCTGCTGTGAGTCCCTGTTTCATTTCCCTTCAACACTCTCGGGCCCTTTGTCTTGCTAGTGCCCAATCTTGGAACTCGACAAGTCCCTTCCCAAACCATCGACATGGAATCTGGTTAGGTTACCTTGACCGAAAGGCCCTTTGTACCCCTCTCATGACTCTGTAGAGTTGCACAAGCCGTGCTATACTTGATCCTTAGATAGCCTCTTGTATAAGACGCTGTGCCTCGCGTGCTTTTGCAACACTCCACTACCGCCTCGACCACCTACTACCTAACCTTACTGACGCATCATCGACATGCCAGAGTACCACACTGTATATACCGAGCGTGGTCGTTTGCGATATATCCCCGACCATCTAGACACACCCTTGCGCTCCTACCGCGGCATCTTCGCAGGCCGCAATAGACGACCGCACCGCATTCACATCGCACACGTCGCTCCCGACCCATTGCTACGTATCAAAAGAAAGAGCACGACTAGCACTAGCAAGTCGTACGTTACCGAAAAGCTGGCGGTCCCACGTGCCAACGCAAAACGTTATCTACGTTCCTTTATCGACTCCCATTTCAACAGTAAACCCGAAACCTCAGACCCACCCGCAGATCAACcctcgtcatcgtcgtcgagCACCAACAGCAATCGCAACTCTATTGCTTCTTCCCGAGGCTCACAGACTGCCCAAATGAGGTCGCTCACCAGGAACTCGGGCGTAGGTGCTGTGGGCGCCATTGGAAGCACGTTAGCTGCCCCAGCTGTTCCCAGGCCGTCATTATCAGAGTCAACTTGGTCTTCAGGCCGCACCTCTGCCAAAAGCATCATCAGCAGTGTAAAGAGCATGCCAGAGGAGAAGCCAGTAGCTTCGGGCGGAGGCGTCAGCGTCAACGTACAACTCACAGAGCCTGTCTTATTCTTACGTGGTTTCGAACAATCCGAACATGCTGAGCGAAGCACGGCGATGCTCCGTGGCACACTGTGTTTAAAGGTCACAAAGCCTTCAAAGTTGAAGGCCATCACGCTAAAGTTTCGGGGCCGTGCAACGACAAAATGGCCAGAGGGTTTGTTGTTTCCTAACGTTGTTTCTCCAAAGCTAATTTGAATCAGGTATCCCCCCAAAGAAGACTGAGTTCGAAGAGGTGGATACTCTGATGAGCCACACATGGCCCTTCTTCAACTCCCAATTTCCGAACGCGGAAAATGGCACCGGTGCAGATCACGTGGAACTCTACAAAAGTTCAGGTGGTTTGAGTGGGTCGCCAAACAATTCTTCCCTGAACCTGACAACGAAAGAAGCAAGACGCCTGTCACTGCAAGTCAACCAATCGCGGAGTTTCGGGAAGGGTGACACGCCTGGAGGGGGTCCTTCAGTAGCACAAAAGGGCTACAGGATGTTCAACCCTGGCGAGTACATGTACAACTTCGAGCTACCACTGGACAGTCACCTTCCCGAAACCATCGACGTTGATCTTGGCTCCGTCAAGTACGAGTTGGAGGCGACGGTCGAGCGTGCTGGAGCCTTCCGCACAAATCTTGTTGGATCAAAAGAAGTTCAGCTTATCCGCGCACCGTCAGAGGGTTCATTGGAACAAGTGGAGCCTATCGCCATCAGCCGCAGCTGGGAAGATCAACTCCATTACGACATTGTCATTTCGGGAAAATCCTTCCCGCTCGGAGCGCAGGTCCCCATCGCCTTCAAGCTAACCCCATTGGCAAAAGTACAATGTCATCGCATCAAGGTGTTTGTTACTGAGAATGTTGAGTACTTCTGCAACAACAAGCGGGTACATCGCATGGAGCCCGTCCGCAAGGTCCAACTTTTCGAGAAACGTGCGGATGGTCCTGCTACAAGCACTTTTCCCGGTAGTACAATGAGGATAGTGTCCGGAGGTGGTGTTCCATACGACCAACGGGTGGCTGCTTCCCGGGGTGAGGACGTACAAGTAGAAGACCCCACCAATCTTTTGGGTGATCTTGGTGGAGATACAAACGTTGGCCCCACGGAGATGGAGTTCAACGTACAATTGCCAAGCTGTCATCACCTCAAAGAGAAGGACAAGGCTTCCAAGTTACATTTTGACACCACGTACCAGAACATACAGGTGCATCATTGGATCAAGGTACGCTAGCTTTCCAGGTTTCACTGTCATACACACTAACAATAGACTAGCTCGTCATGCGCCTTTCGAAACCGGACCTGGTCGACCCGTCGAAGAGACGACACTTTGAAATCTCGATTGATTCACCCTTCCACATTCTTTCGTGCCAGGCCACTCAAGCCAATACCGCACTGCCAGCGTACTCTTCGCCAGAGCCTGCGCTCAGCGGAGCGGGAATACCTGAATGCGGATGCCCCAACGCACCGCCTCGACGAAACTCCCCAACCAGCTTCGTGCCAACTCTGAGTTCGATAGGCCGCTCAAGAGGCAACTCGGATGCACCGATGCCAACACCGGCCCCACCCCTCACACGACCACAAGCTGCACACATTGGTGGACCCAACGACTCTACTGTACAAAGGCCAATCCACCTAATGCGCGTGCCCTCGTTCAACCCGCCAGCATTCTCTGAAATAGAACCGCCACCTCCCCCGCCTTCAGAAACACCGCCTCCTCTGTATGAGACCATCGCATCGCCCACGAATGGACTGGCGGACTACTTCTCTCGCCTTTCAGATGCATACGACTCTGACAGCGACCCTGAGCGCAACGACCGAATGCGCGTCGAGATACCTCTGACGCCAGGAGGTCGTGCGAATCGGAGTATGGACGAGAGGCGAACATGGCTGCCCGTAGGCCACTAAGCTACGAGGATTCCAATGATATCACGCATTACGGTTTCATATTCTTGCATATACATTTCTATTTCGACAACATCCATCGACATTCTACGTCGTGTTCGACGCGCTTCTCGTTTTAGAGCCTGGGTTCCTTTGATGGGTTATGGTGCACTAGGAAAATCAGCGTATTCCAGTTATCAACTTGCATAGCTCACCGGTTGGGTCTCTTTTGTTTAATCGGCGAGGTTGGGCGTCGAGGGCCTGGGATGTGCCCTCGTTACAAGGCGCATGGGTGTTTCATAGAGTAACGGTCGTATCCGAATGCTTGGTCCTTGATAAATTTAACTGTCTAGTTGACCACATATAGCTGTAAATAGCGCAAAATACAAATTTGCATAAATCATGTATCATCTTTCTCTCCAATCCATTGTGAAGCATCGTGAAGTGTCACGCTTCTGACGTGTTGCAAACAATGGCCATGGTccacctgggtgacatgaaatacttgacatatTAGTGTAAAAGGCCATCGTAGGCGCCAGACACGCCTATTAGGTGCTTATCCACACTTTCAATTAATTCATGTCGCCCAGTTGGTCAAGGGTATATGTCCCAAGTATTATGATTTCTCCTCCAACCCAAGGCTATATCCACCAATCCAGTTGACCGCGGAGTACAATTAAGTTGGCGCGTAATCATGAGTCGTCCATCACCAACAGATAGCAAAATCGAAAATTTATGCCTAGGATATCCCTACACCCACGTACAGGGCTCGCCTTGTCCATCTACCGTCTTGTCCGATGCGTGTACCGGCACGATGAAGGGGATTACCTTGGAAGATGGATGATTCTGAGAGGGTTCTAGCTGCCTCGCTGAAACGTCGGGATGTGGACGTGACGTATGTGGAGACGGAAGACGGGTGGAACATGTCGACAAGAAGGACAACATAGTAGGATAGGAAAACAAAGCTATATATAGAATACGTGGACTTGGGCAGCTTGTGATGACAAATGCCGAGAGACACAGGTTGTATGTCAGAATTAATATTTCATTGGAGAAATCAAAAGGAAGTATGAATGCGATAAGGCACGAAAGCGTGTTGTTGTGATAGTGACAGGTTCGTTGTGGTGGTGAATTTGGGCCGCGGAGGCGGTTTGGGTACCGTGACACGGTGACTCTAGGGGAGTACTACAGCCCACCCGCTGCCGATCACCAAACATCAACACCCTCTTGGTACCCAAGACAGCTCGCAGCGGGCTTCAGTTAATTTCGTATTACGAACCCTAAGCATCCAACACGGGACCAAGGCGCCGTCAGGGTGTGATTGTGGCGGCCAAATTTAGTATTTCTTATCGACCGTGCCTTTTGACATGGGTGCGTTGTGAGGGTAACGGAGTATTAAGAGGATAGTGTTCACATTTCGTTTTTCTAGAAATAcgagagaaagaagaaaaacATTCCGACGATTGGATGTTGTTTGCATAGTTCGCGTCGCCACAGATGGGTGTGAAACAGTTCCCAAGCCAGAGGCGCAGGTGTGGCTTGGCTTGC encodes:
- a CDS encoding arrestin domain containing protein; the protein is MPEYHTVYTERGRLRYIPDHLDTPLRSYRGIFAGRNRRPHRIHIAHVAPDPLLRIKRKSTTSTSKSYVTEKLAVPRANAKRYLRSFIDSHFNSKPETSDPPADQPSSSSSSTNSNRNSIASSRGSQTAQMRSLTRNSGVGAVGAIGSTLAAPAVPRPSLSESTWSSGRTSAKSIISSVKSMPEEKPVASGGGVSVNVQLTEPVLFLRGFEQSEHAERSTAMLRGTLCLKVTKPSKLKAITLKFRGRATTKWPEGIPPKKTEFEEVDTLMSHTWPFFNSQFPNAENGTGADHVELYKSSGGLSGSPNNSSLNLTTKEARRLSLQVNQSRSFGKGDTPGGGPSVAQKGYRMFNPGEYMYNFELPLDSHLPETIDVDLGSVKYELEATVERAGAFRTNLVGSKEVQLIRAPSEGSLEQVEPIAISRSWEDQLHYDIVISGKSFPLGAQVPIAFKLTPLAKVQCHRIKVFVTENVEYFCNNKRVHRMEPVRKVQLFEKRADGPATSTFPGSTMRIVSGGGVPYDQRVAASRGEDVQVEDPTNLLGDLGGDTNVGPTEMEFNVQLPSCHHLKEKDKASKLHFDTTYQNIQVHHWIKLVMRLSKPDLVDPSKRRHFEISIDSPFHILSCQATQANTALPAYSSPEPALSGAGIPECGCPNAPPRRNSPTSFVPTLSSIGRSRGNSDAPMPTPAPPLTRPQAAHIGGPNDSTVQRPIHLMRVPSFNPPAFSEIEPPPPPPSETPPPLYETIASPTNGLADYFSRLSDAYDSDSDPERNDRMRVEIPLTPGGRANRSMDERRTWLPVGH